The following are encoded in a window of Camarhynchus parvulus chromosome 1A, STF_HiC, whole genome shotgun sequence genomic DNA:
- the AMIGO2 gene encoding amphoterin-induced protein 2: protein MSLNWRTLPTRLGVVKANCRGLACLLVITVSVCGSAPGMCPAACICASDIVSCTNKNLTRVPGNLYKCMKRLDLSYNRIGILEPEWVPVLSEKLNTLIVNHNSISSISTGSFSTTPNLKYLDLSSNSLKTLGSPVFQELKELEVLLLYNNQITQIESLAFGGLYKLQKLYLSYNLVSHFPLDLYVGKHKLTDLVLLDISFNHIQTMPVQRLSSVPAKQLSGIYLHGNPFYCDCVLYSMLVFWYQRHFSSVMDFKNEYSCLLQSNPSDDNTLPLLHDSIMNCSESTINSSFQAFGFIHDAQVGDRLIVHCDSRISDMGTQFVWVSPDNRLLEPDRDTDNFKVFPNGSLEITDAQLENSGLYSCIAINKKRLLNETIEVRINVSNFTVNRSHAHEAFNTAFTTLAACVASIILVLLYLYLTPCPCQCKAKKRKRKLNQSSAHPSILNSTLPQELPADEKKASTGKRVVFLEPVHEPKQSQNGKVKLFPNDSVITESILKTTRTKSDSDSVNSVFSDTPFMPPA from the coding sequence ATGTCTTTAAACTGGCGGACACTTCCTACTCGACTTGGAGTTGTTAAAGCAAACTGCAGAGGACTCGCATGCCTCTTGGTCATCACCGTGAGTGTTTgtggcagtgccccagggatGTGTCCAGCAGCCTGCATCTGTGCCAGTGATATCGTAAGCTGCACTAATAAGAACCTCACTCGAGTGCCAGGAAATCTTTATAAATGTATGAAAAGGCTGGATCTGAGTTATAACAGAATTGGGATTTTGGAACCTGAATGGGTCCCAGTGCTGTCAGAGAAACTGAACACTTTAATAGTCAATCATAATAGCATTAGCAGCATTAGCACTGGAAGCTTTTCCACAACTCCAAATCTGAAGTATCTGGACTTGTCATCCAACAGCCTGAAAACACTGGGCAGCCCTGTGTTTCAGGAGCTAAAGGAGTTGGAGGTTCTCCTGCTGTACAACAATCAAATAACACAGATCGAGTCTTTAGCCTTTGGAGGATTGTACAAATTACAGAAACTGTACCTAAGCTACAACTTGGTCTCGCATTTCCCACTGGACTTATATGTTGGAAAACATAAACTGACAGACCTTGTGTTGCTGGACATTTCCTTTAATCACATCCAGACGATGCCTGTTCAGCGCCTGAGTTCAGTGCCAGCCAAACAACTTAGTGGAATTTATCTTCATGGCAACCCATTCTATTGTGACTGTGTCCTGTACTCCATGCTAGTCTTCTGGTATCAAAGGCATTTCAGCTCAGTCATGGACTTCAAAAATGAGTACAGCTGTTTGTTGCAGTCAAACCCAAGTGATGATAATACACTGCCTTTACTGCACGACAGCATTATGAATTGCTCTGAAAGTACCATCAACAGCTCTTTCCAGGCCTTTGGGTTTATTCATGATGCCCAGGTTGGTGACAGGCTGATTGTACACTGTGACAGCAGAATCAGCGATATGGGCACACAGTTTGTTTGGGTTAGTCCAGACAATAGATTGCTGGAGCCAGACAGGGACACCGATAACTTCAAGGTGTTTCCTAATGGCAGCCTGGAGATAACAGATGCCCAGCTAGAGAACTCAGGGCTGTATTCCTGCATCGCAATAAATAAGAAAAGACTGTTAAATGAAACCATAGAGGTCAGAATAAATGTTAGCAATTTCACAGTGAACAGGTCCCACGCTCATGAAGCATTTAATACAGCTTTTACCACCCTTGCTGCCTGTGTGGCCAGTATTATTTTAGTGCTGCTGTATCTCTATCTGACCCCCTGCCCATGTCAATGTAAAgcaaaaaagaggaagaggaagctgAACCAAAGCAGTGCTCACCCGTCCATACTGAATTCCACACTGCCGCAGGAGCTGCCGGCCGATGAGAAGAAGGCTAGCACTGGTAAACGGGTGGTTTTCCTGGAACCCGTGCACGAACCAAAACAGAGTCAGAATGGGAAAGTAAAACTGTTCCCCAATGACAGTGTCATTACAGAGAGCATCTTAAAAACTACTCGAACAAAATCCGACTCTGACTCTGTCAACTCTGTGTTCTCAGATACGCCTTTCATGCCGCCAGCTTAG